A section of the Thunnus albacares chromosome 6, fThuAlb1.1, whole genome shotgun sequence genome encodes:
- the LOC122984214 gene encoding olfactory receptor 2AT4-like — MAEENQSTVTEFILTGFPGLHSKYQGIVSAVLFLVYSLTMIGNATIFFLFATDRSLHKPMYYIILNLSACDILFSTTTLPKIISKYWFQSGTISFTACFVQMYFVHYLGSVNSYILFLMALDRYLAICHPLRYPLVLKNSTICIISITAWVIANAAPLMLVIRAYPLPYCASNIINHCYCDHIGITVLACTDRAPYGFPAFVFAMVVLLGPLAFILFSYCSIIIAVLKIANWQGRLKSLSTCSTQLIIISLYYSPRCFVYLASNVGIKFSADMRIVTIMLYSLCPPMINPLIYCLRAKDMRESLRKHFNKRTVPQKEQVSAICN; from the coding sequence ATGGCAGAAGAAAATCAGAGCACTGTGACTGAATTTATCCTTACCGGCTTCCCTGGACTTCATTCGAAGTACCAAGGCATTGTCTCAGCTGTATTGTTCTTAGTTTATTCCTTAACTATGATAGGCAAtgcaacaatattttttttatttgcaacTGACCGCAGCCTTCATAAACCAATGTATTATATCATTCTAAATCTGAGTGCATGTGACATTCTCTTTAGCACAACCACTTTACCTAAGATCATCAGTAAGTACTGGTTTCAATCAGGGACCATTTCATTCACTGCTTGCTTTGTCCAAATGTACTTTGTTCACTATCTTGGCTCAGTGAATTCCTATATTCTCTTCCTTATGGCTTTAGATAGGTATCTGGCTATCTGCCATCCTCTCAGATATCCACTTGTTCTTAAAAACTCCACTATCTGCATCATCAGTATTACTGCATGGGTTATTGCTAATGCAGCCCCTTTAATGTTAGTTATTAGGGCCTACCCTCTTCCTTACTGTGCCTCAAACATAATCAATCACTGCTACTGTGATCATATTGGTATAACAGTGCTAGCATGCACTGACAGGGCCCCTTATGGCTTTCCTGCTTTTGTGTTTGCAATGGTTGTACTACTGGGGCCTCTGGCATTCATATTGTTTTCATATTGCTCTATAATCATAGCAGTACTTAAGATAGCAAATTGGCAAGGTCGCCTAAAATCTCTGTCCACTTGTAGTACTCAGTTGATAATAATCTCACTCTATTATTCACCAAGATGTTTTGTATATTTAGCCAGCAATGTTGGCATTAAATTTAGTGCTGATATGCGAATAGTAACTATCATGCTGTATAGCCTTTGCCCCCCCATGATAAATCCACTTATATACTGCTTAAGAGCTAAAGACATGAGAGAAAGCTTGAGGAAGCACTTCAACAAAAGGACCGTTCCACAAAAAGAACAGGTCTCAGCTATTTGTAACTGA